Proteins from a single region of Deinococcus radiopugnans ATCC 19172:
- a CDS encoding DoxX family protein, giving the protein MTPHQPESESAPAPPARPQSTSQEGETLAWKLHALQLRLLGWSAQHGVTLLRLALGVVFLWFGAQKFFPGVSVAQDLATDTISVLTLGTVGPQVSLPVLATWECLIGLGLLSGRFLPATLLLLVQMAGTFAPLILFPGETFKIVPWVPNLEGQYIIKNLVLAAAALVVGATARGGKLIYDAQAAEVAEHTQALHERFRRRFHQEPEE; this is encoded by the coding sequence ATGACCCCGCATCAACCTGAATCCGAATCCGCCCCTGCCCCCCCTGCGCGCCCCCAGTCCACTTCCCAGGAAGGCGAGACCCTGGCCTGGAAGCTGCACGCGCTGCAACTGCGGCTGCTGGGCTGGTCAGCGCAGCACGGCGTGACCCTGCTGCGGCTGGCGCTGGGCGTGGTGTTCCTGTGGTTCGGCGCGCAGAAGTTCTTCCCCGGCGTCAGCGTGGCCCAGGACCTCGCCACCGACACCATCTCGGTCCTGACCCTCGGCACCGTCGGGCCGCAGGTCAGCCTGCCGGTGCTGGCAACCTGGGAATGCCTGATCGGGCTGGGGCTGCTCTCCGGGCGCTTTTTGCCCGCCACGCTGCTGCTGCTCGTGCAGATGGCAGGCACCTTCGCGCCCCTGATCCTGTTTCCCGGCGAGACCTTCAAGATCGTGCCGTGGGTGCCCAATCTGGAAGGCCAGTACATCATCAAGAACCTGGTGCTGGCGGCGGCGGCGCTGGTGGTGGGGGCGACGGCGCGCGGCGGCAAGCTGATCTACGACGCCCAGGCCGCCGAGGTTGCCGAACACACCCAGGCGCTGCACGAGCGCTTCCGGCGGCGCTTTCACCAGGAACCCGAGGAATGA